One window of the Halobacteriovorax sp. JY17 genome contains the following:
- a CDS encoding IS3 family transposase, whose translation MICQMFGVHPKSIYKVNGPKKFYHKAEDNEVLEQVRSVISLRPTYGYKRVTAMVNRLRFTLGHSKINKKRIYRIMKMNGLLLPKSEVTRTHTPTGKVMTLHSNTRWCSDCFEIKCFNGEKVFVSFVLDTCDREVISFISSASALLATDIEKLMLKAVRYRFSDYKTPRTIEFLSDRGSIYRAHSVKNLAKHLGLKSCYTAAYSPESNGMSEALVKTIKRDYVYNSDCFSAEVVLKMIKGWFEDYNENAPHSGLGMKSPKEYLLINQR comes from the coding sequence ATGATTTGTCAGATGTTTGGAGTTCATCCTAAATCCATTTATAAAGTTAATGGACCAAAGAAGTTTTACCACAAGGCCGAAGACAATGAGGTCCTTGAGCAAGTTCGATCTGTGATTTCGTTGCGTCCAACATATGGCTATAAAAGAGTTACAGCGATGGTAAACAGGCTTCGGTTCACACTTGGACACTCAAAGATTAATAAGAAGCGCATCTATAGGATTATGAAGATGAATGGACTCCTTCTGCCAAAATCAGAAGTTACTAGAACTCACACTCCGACAGGAAAAGTAATGACTCTTCATTCAAATACCAGATGGTGTAGTGATTGTTTTGAGATAAAATGCTTTAATGGAGAAAAAGTATTCGTCTCATTTGTTCTAGATACTTGTGACCGAGAAGTTATCTCATTTATTTCTTCAGCATCAGCTTTGTTAGCAACGGATATTGAAAAACTTATGCTTAAAGCAGTTCGCTATAGGTTTAGTGATTATAAGACTCCTAGAACGATAGAGTTTTTATCTGATAGAGGAAGTATTTATAGGGCCCATTCAGTTAAAAATTTAGCAAAACATCTGGGACTAAAAAGCTGCTATACGGCAGCATATAGTCCAGAATCCAATGGAATGAGTGAAGCCCTTGTTAAGACGATTAAACGAGACTACGTCTACAACAGCGACTGTTTTAGTGCAGAGGTTGTACTTAAGATGATAAAAGGTTGGTTTGAGGATTATAATGAGAATGCTCCTCATTCGGGACTTGGCATGAAGAGTCCAAAAGAGTATTTATTAATTAATCAAAGGTAG
- a CDS encoding transposase produces MNSKRRRFSNQQKEEILQENRVKGVPISVLARVHDINAVTLYQWKRAMRDKPESNIDVGDLLRQIEQLKKDKDKLLKKVGESCLREEVAQDIIDFYKKKILEQELIEQKSSSNSKRKDPKK; encoded by the coding sequence ATGAATAGTAAAAGAAGAAGGTTTAGTAACCAACAGAAAGAAGAGATTCTTCAGGAGAATCGTGTAAAAGGTGTCCCAATCTCAGTTTTAGCACGAGTTCATGATATAAATGCAGTAACTCTATATCAATGGAAAAGAGCTATGAGAGATAAACCTGAGTCTAATATCGATGTTGGAGACCTTTTAAGACAAATTGAGCAATTGAAGAAAGATAAAGACAAGTTGCTCAAAAAAGTTGGTGAGTCTTGCCTGAGAGAAGAAGTCGCACAAGATATCATTGATTTTTATAAAAAAAAGATCTTGGAACAAGAGTTGATAGAGCAAAAGAGTTCATCAAACTCAAAACGAAAGGATCCAAAAAAATGA
- the wecB gene encoding UDP-N-acetylglucosamine 2-epimerase (non-hydrolyzing) yields MKKKKILFVFGTRPEAIKMAPLVLKAQENPVFDVKVCVTGQHREMLDQVLNIFNIKTDFDLNLMKPNQTLNNVTVDVVSGLDKILKNESFHCVLVHGDTSTTMASSMTAFHSKIPVAHIEAGLRTHNINSPWPEEMNRRVAGLVSTWHFAPTQKSAENLIREGVSTDKVFVTGNTVIDALSMISTRIDKSSELKDELQSSFKFLDNRKIILVTGHRRENFGDSFLSICKGLKKLALSNENIQIVYPVHLNPNVQKPVNEILSDVSNIFLIDPQEYIPFIYLMKKSFMIITDSGGVQEEAPSLGKPVLVMRSTTERPEALEAGTVKLVGSDGERIFKEATSLLDNQDEYNKMKMTTNPYGDGLACDRILEVLNNEIRI; encoded by the coding sequence ATGAAAAAGAAAAAAATATTATTTGTATTCGGAACGAGGCCTGAAGCAATAAAAATGGCTCCATTAGTTTTGAAGGCGCAAGAAAATCCTGTGTTTGATGTTAAAGTTTGTGTCACTGGGCAACACCGAGAAATGTTAGATCAAGTTTTAAATATTTTTAATATTAAAACTGACTTTGATCTGAATTTAATGAAACCAAATCAGACTTTAAATAATGTTACAGTTGATGTGGTGTCTGGGCTTGATAAGATTTTAAAAAACGAGAGTTTTCATTGCGTTTTGGTTCATGGAGATACCTCAACGACAATGGCGTCTAGTATGACAGCATTTCATTCGAAGATTCCAGTTGCACATATAGAGGCAGGTTTAAGAACTCATAATATTAATTCTCCATGGCCTGAAGAAATGAATAGAAGGGTTGCAGGACTAGTTTCAACTTGGCACTTTGCTCCAACACAGAAGAGTGCTGAAAACTTAATAAGAGAGGGAGTATCTACAGATAAAGTGTTTGTAACAGGAAACACTGTCATAGATGCTCTCTCGATGATTTCAACCAGGATCGATAAAAGCTCCGAGCTTAAAGATGAACTTCAAAGCTCCTTTAAGTTTTTAGATAATAGGAAAATTATTTTAGTAACAGGTCACCGTAGAGAAAACTTTGGTGATTCTTTTTTGAGTATCTGTAAAGGATTAAAGAAACTAGCGCTTAGTAACGAGAATATTCAAATTGTTTACCCTGTTCACTTAAATCCAAATGTACAGAAGCCTGTAAATGAAATCTTGTCAGATGTTTCAAATATTTTTCTAATTGACCCCCAAGAGTATATTCCATTTATATATTTGATGAAGAAATCGTTTATGATAATCACTGATTCTGGGGGAGTCCAAGAAGAGGCTCCATCCTTAGGGAAGCCTGTTCTTGTAATGAGGTCAACAACAGAGCGTCCAGAGGCTTTAGAGGCTGGTACTGTGAAACTTGTTGGTTCTGATGGAGAGAGGATTTTTAAAGAGGCTACTTCTTTGCTGGATAATCAAGATGAATATAATAAAATGAAGATGACAACAAATCCTTATGGAGATGGTCTAGCGTGCGATAGAATTTTGGAGGTATTAAATAATGAAATCAGAATTTAA
- the wecC gene encoding UDP-N-acetyl-D-mannosamine dehydrogenase, producing MKSEFKKVAVVGLGYIGLPTAAVVASRGMQVIGIDNNKKVVDTINKGEIHIVEPGLDIVVQASVSAGNLVASEVPAHADVYLIAVPTPFKEGNEPDVSYVKSAVMAIAPVLKKNDLIILESTSPVGTTDKMREWLSEARKDLFFASEGVESCDIYLAYCPERVLPGHVLRELIENDRVIGGINKKSGEVAKRFYKTFVEGDCILTNSRTAEMTKLTENSFRDVNIAFANELSLLCDQFDINVWELIKLANRHPRVDILQPGPGVGGHCISVDPWFLVHQSPKYARIIKTAREVNDYKPEYVVDKVAAAASKFKEPTVAFFGLAFKANIDDLRESPAMEIVESFARKGFGKLMVVEPNVDYLPSQLTDLRIVKAGIDEALKESDILVLLVDHSEFRDMNRDTFVSKIVIDTRGIWK from the coding sequence ATGAAATCAGAATTTAAAAAAGTGGCAGTTGTTGGCCTCGGCTATATTGGGCTTCCTACTGCTGCTGTTGTGGCAAGTAGAGGAATGCAAGTTATTGGAATTGATAATAATAAAAAAGTTGTAGACACAATCAATAAAGGGGAAATTCACATTGTTGAGCCAGGGCTTGATATTGTTGTTCAGGCGTCAGTTTCCGCTGGTAATTTAGTAGCTTCTGAGGTGCCCGCTCATGCTGATGTTTATTTGATTGCAGTGCCTACTCCATTCAAGGAAGGCAATGAGCCTGATGTTTCTTATGTAAAATCAGCAGTAATGGCAATTGCACCAGTTTTAAAAAAGAATGACTTGATTATTTTGGAGTCTACTTCACCAGTAGGGACTACGGATAAAATGAGAGAGTGGTTGAGTGAGGCTCGTAAAGACTTGTTTTTTGCAAGTGAAGGAGTCGAGTCCTGTGATATTTATCTAGCCTATTGTCCTGAAAGGGTTCTTCCTGGGCACGTTCTTAGAGAGCTTATTGAAAATGATCGTGTGATTGGTGGAATAAATAAGAAGAGTGGAGAAGTTGCAAAAAGATTTTACAAAACTTTTGTTGAAGGGGATTGTATTTTAACAAACTCTAGAACAGCTGAGATGACGAAACTAACTGAAAACTCGTTTAGAGATGTTAATATCGCATTTGCGAATGAGCTATCTCTTCTTTGTGATCAATTTGATATTAATGTTTGGGAGTTAATTAAACTTGCAAATAGGCACCCTCGAGTTGATATTTTACAGCCAGGGCCAGGTGTTGGAGGGCATTGTATCTCGGTTGATCCATGGTTCCTTGTTCATCAGTCACCAAAGTATGCACGAATTATTAAAACAGCTCGAGAAGTAAATGATTATAAACCTGAATATGTTGTTGATAAAGTCGCTGCAGCAGCATCGAAGTTTAAAGAACCAACGGTTGCCTTTTTTGGACTTGCTTTTAAAGCAAATATCGATGATCTGAGAGAGAGTCCAGCAATGGAGATCGTTGAGAGTTTTGCTAGAAAAGGTTTTGGGAAATTAATGGTTGTTGAGCCAAATGTCGATTACCTGCCTAGTCAATTAACAGATCTACGAATAGTGAAGGCTGGTATTGATGAAGCTTTGAAAGAGTCAGATATACTTGTTTTACTAGTTGATCACAGTGAGTTTAGGGATATGAATAGGGATACTTTTGTATCGAAAATAGTAATTGATACAAGAGGGATTTGGAAGTGA
- a CDS encoding Gfo/Idh/MocA family oxidoreductase — translation MKQVVIKGGGAVVEKVPTPQLEAGTVLVEVQASCISIGTEMSGVKTSALPLWKRAMRQPENVKKVFESVAQQGMNRTMSLVKGKLSAGNATGYSAAGKIVAVGAGVEGLFLGDRVACAGAQCAHHAEIIRVPSNLAVKVPDNITIEEASTVTLGAIALQGVRRASPTLGEKFVVVGLGVLGQLTMQFLKANGCNVIGIDLDTSRVDVATEHGMDYGLSNDFGSHIDQVARLTDGHGADGVIITAATPSNEVVSHAFKMTRKKGRVVLVGDVGLDLNRADFYAKEIDFFISCSYGPGRYDNNYEERGLDYPLPFVRWTENRNMGQYLSLISQGKVEVKKMVSNVYPLEDASKAYESLKDNGAKALMVLLSYPDKKLIDKLETKVENPMFSSSSKGKVKLAIIGAGGFAKGMHLPNIQKRNDLFSLKAIVSRTGHNAMATAKQFAAEYSSTDFNDVLNDEDINTVVIATRHNLHGKMALEALKSGKNVLLEKPLTIFEDEFREIKDYFSKREETPVLLTGYNRRFSPYVQKIRSLLKNRTNPMIINYKMNAGFLPKDHWTLSPEEGGGRNIGEACHIYDVFTFLTDSEFTSVTVQNICPKTEHYSSKDNFVATFKFKDGSVATLTYTAIGNKEFPKESMEVFCDGLVVSLNDYKKLEVSGNKLVYSSPSPEKGQMEEIVAFATSINEGKEWPIPLWQQFQVTEMAFAVDRELV, via the coding sequence GTGAAGCAAGTTGTGATTAAAGGTGGTGGTGCTGTCGTTGAAAAAGTTCCTACTCCGCAATTAGAGGCGGGGACGGTATTGGTAGAAGTTCAAGCATCATGTATTTCAATTGGTACAGAGATGTCTGGAGTGAAGACTTCTGCTTTACCATTGTGGAAAAGGGCGATGAGGCAGCCTGAGAACGTAAAAAAAGTTTTTGAGTCTGTTGCTCAGCAGGGAATGAATAGGACGATGAGCCTTGTCAAGGGAAAGCTTTCTGCTGGAAATGCGACAGGGTATTCCGCTGCCGGTAAAATTGTTGCAGTCGGAGCTGGTGTTGAAGGACTATTTCTGGGAGATCGAGTTGCTTGTGCAGGTGCTCAGTGTGCTCATCATGCAGAAATTATCAGAGTTCCTAGTAATCTTGCAGTTAAAGTTCCTGATAATATAACAATTGAGGAAGCCTCAACAGTTACACTTGGGGCTATTGCTCTACAAGGTGTGAGGAGAGCATCCCCAACACTTGGTGAGAAATTTGTTGTTGTTGGCCTAGGTGTTTTAGGACAATTAACAATGCAGTTTCTAAAAGCGAACGGATGTAATGTAATTGGTATTGATCTCGACACATCTCGTGTAGATGTTGCTACGGAACATGGAATGGACTATGGCCTTTCTAATGACTTTGGATCACACATAGATCAAGTCGCTAGGCTTACTGACGGTCACGGGGCAGATGGAGTAATCATAACAGCAGCCACACCTTCTAATGAAGTTGTGAGCCACGCTTTTAAAATGACAAGAAAGAAAGGGAGAGTTGTTCTTGTTGGAGATGTTGGGCTCGATCTCAATCGTGCAGACTTTTATGCCAAAGAAATTGATTTCTTTATATCCTGCTCATACGGACCTGGGCGATATGATAATAATTATGAAGAAAGAGGCCTTGACTACCCTTTACCTTTTGTTAGATGGACAGAAAATAGAAACATGGGGCAGTACTTGTCTCTTATTTCTCAAGGTAAAGTCGAAGTAAAGAAAATGGTTTCTAATGTATACCCTCTGGAAGATGCCTCAAAAGCGTATGAGTCTTTGAAAGATAATGGTGCGAAGGCCTTGATGGTATTGCTAAGCTATCCTGATAAAAAGCTCATAGATAAGCTTGAAACAAAAGTAGAGAATCCAATGTTTAGTTCTTCTTCAAAAGGGAAGGTTAAACTTGCTATTATCGGAGCAGGTGGGTTTGCTAAAGGGATGCATCTTCCAAATATTCAGAAGAGAAATGATCTCTTTAGTTTAAAAGCTATTGTGAGTAGAACGGGGCATAATGCAATGGCAACAGCAAAACAATTTGCTGCAGAATACTCAAGTACAGATTTTAATGATGTTTTAAATGACGAGGACATTAATACAGTTGTTATTGCTACAAGACATAACTTACATGGTAAGATGGCTTTAGAGGCTTTGAAGTCAGGAAAAAACGTTCTTTTAGAAAAACCTTTAACAATTTTTGAAGATGAATTTAGAGAGATTAAGGACTATTTTTCTAAGAGAGAAGAGACACCAGTTCTTTTAACAGGTTACAATAGAAGATTTTCTCCTTATGTGCAGAAAATTAGAAGTCTTTTAAAAAATAGAACTAATCCAATGATAATTAATTATAAAATGAACGCTGGCTTCTTGCCAAAAGATCACTGGACATTGAGTCCTGAAGAAGGTGGGGGAAGAAATATAGGTGAAGCGTGTCACATTTACGATGTGTTTACTTTTTTAACGGATTCTGAATTTACAAGCGTTACTGTTCAAAATATTTGCCCCAAAACTGAACACTATTCGAGTAAAGATAACTTTGTTGCAACATTTAAGTTTAAAGATGGTTCAGTCGCCACATTAACGTATACAGCAATTGGCAATAAAGAGTTTCCAAAAGAAAGCATGGAAGTCTTTTGCGATGGTCTTGTTGTTAGTTTAAATGATTATAAGAAGCTTGAAGTTTCTGGAAATAAACTTGTTTACTCTAGTCCCTCTCCAGAGAAAGGGCAAATGGAAGAGATTGTCGCTTTTGCAACTTCCATTAATGAAGGTAAAGAGTGGCCAATACCTTTATGGCAGCAGTTTCAGGTTACGGAAATGGCATTTGCAGTTGATAGGGAGCTTGTTTAA
- the asnB gene encoding asparagine synthase (glutamine-hydrolyzing): MCGILGVVELEKRDKFLSPETFIKMNDTMIHRGPDGEGFYFSTDLNFEEISRKLSSRSNIVTHFSPPKHRRIYLAHRRLSILDLDLAAGQPMTNSEKNIFITFNGEIYNHQEIRDELISDGFIFRTDHSDTEAALYAYEKWGIDFVKKLRGMFAIVIWDERNDRILMVRDRTGIKPLYYSVSNNKLYFASEMKAIFQDTEVPKKLNKKGLYDYLSFLTVPAPETLFKNVYKIPAGHMLIVEKGRVQPLKEYWDVFDNWQDLSGQSEERIRENLIAELKESVSLHMAADVPIGVFLSGGVDSSLNAKLFSQLSPDKVKCFSVGYKDDDKLTTYKNEFEYARLMANTIGADYHEKELTQDMFIDFIPQLIHHQDEPIADPVCFPVFEVSKLAKDSGVTVCQVGEGSDELFWGYESWKTFKRLHDLNKVPMTWPFKKALLEGSKLAGKTGKQFEFLRRGVEKEPIFWSGAEAFTEAEKRKLLNSEFLKDFKGYSSYEVISDFKKKFDERCPDPSFLNWMAYSDLKLRLPELLLMRVDKMGMAVSLEARVPFLDYKFVEYALSVPTALRCKDNVSKYILKKAVEPLLPHEIIYRKKQGFGAPVHDWFMDRLGGYAKDKLISKSSSEFFDQNEIRNKFAKGDNTNLWYLLNFQEWKNQNL; encoded by the coding sequence ATGTGTGGTATATTAGGTGTTGTAGAACTAGAAAAAAGAGATAAATTTCTCTCTCCTGAAACTTTTATTAAAATGAATGATACCATGATTCATCGAGGTCCTGATGGGGAGGGGTTTTACTTCTCAACTGATCTAAACTTTGAGGAAATATCTAGAAAATTAAGCTCTAGAAGTAATATCGTAACTCATTTTTCCCCCCCTAAGCATCGAAGAATTTATCTTGCTCATAGAAGATTGTCGATCCTTGATTTAGATCTTGCTGCAGGTCAGCCGATGACAAATAGTGAGAAGAATATTTTCATTACGTTTAATGGAGAGATTTATAATCATCAGGAAATAAGAGATGAGCTAATAAGCGATGGTTTTATTTTTAGAACTGATCACTCAGATACAGAGGCAGCGCTTTATGCTTATGAGAAATGGGGGATAGACTTTGTAAAAAAACTACGTGGTATGTTTGCTATTGTAATTTGGGATGAAAGAAATGATAGGATTTTAATGGTCCGAGATAGAACTGGAATTAAGCCTCTTTATTACAGTGTTTCAAACAATAAGCTCTATTTCGCAAGTGAAATGAAAGCTATATTTCAAGATACAGAAGTTCCAAAAAAACTTAATAAGAAAGGTCTTTATGATTACCTTTCTTTTCTCACTGTTCCAGCTCCAGAGACATTATTTAAGAATGTTTATAAAATTCCGGCAGGGCATATGCTTATTGTCGAAAAAGGTCGTGTTCAACCTCTGAAGGAATATTGGGACGTTTTTGATAATTGGCAAGATTTGAGTGGGCAGTCTGAAGAGAGGATTCGAGAGAACTTAATTGCTGAGTTAAAAGAGAGTGTATCGCTCCATATGGCAGCGGATGTTCCAATTGGAGTTTTCCTTTCTGGTGGAGTTGATTCAAGTTTAAATGCAAAGCTTTTTTCTCAATTAAGTCCTGACAAAGTTAAGTGCTTTTCAGTTGGATATAAAGATGATGATAAGTTAACGACCTATAAAAATGAGTTTGAGTATGCTCGATTAATGGCAAATACTATTGGTGCTGACTATCATGAGAAAGAGTTGACTCAAGATATGTTTATTGACTTTATTCCGCAACTTATTCATCACCAAGATGAGCCAATTGCTGATCCTGTATGTTTTCCAGTTTTTGAAGTTTCAAAATTAGCTAAAGATAGTGGGGTAACTGTTTGCCAAGTTGGCGAGGGGAGTGATGAGCTCTTTTGGGGTTATGAAAGTTGGAAAACGTTTAAAAGACTTCATGATCTTAATAAGGTTCCGATGACTTGGCCATTTAAGAAAGCACTTCTTGAGGGATCAAAGCTTGCAGGAAAGACTGGTAAGCAATTTGAGTTCTTAAGAAGAGGAGTTGAGAAAGAGCCTATTTTTTGGAGTGGTGCAGAAGCATTTACTGAAGCTGAAAAAAGAAAGCTTTTAAACTCTGAGTTTTTGAAAGACTTCAAGGGTTATTCATCCTATGAGGTTATCAGTGATTTCAAAAAGAAGTTTGATGAGCGTTGTCCAGATCCAAGTTTTTTAAACTGGATGGCCTATTCTGATTTAAAGCTTCGTTTGCCGGAACTTCTATTGATGAGAGTAGATAAGATGGGGATGGCCGTTTCTCTTGAGGCGAGAGTTCCATTTCTGGACTACAAATTTGTGGAATATGCACTAAGTGTCCCAACTGCTCTTCGTTGTAAGGATAATGTTTCAAAATACATTTTGAAAAAAGCTGTTGAACCATTATTACCACACGAGATTATCTATCGAAAAAAGCAAGGATTTGGAGCTCCTGTACATGACTGGTTTATGGATCGACTTGGCGGTTATGCCAAAGATAAGCTTATAAGCAAGAGTTCGAGTGAATTTTTTGATCAAAATGAAATTAGAAATAAGTTTGCAAAGGGCGATAATACTAACCTTTGGTACTTATTGAATTTTCAGGAGTGGAAAAATCAGAATTTATGA
- a CDS encoding glycosyltransferase, whose protein sequence is MKTTILSVHQPTTNEKKTLNDLFNLKEEACYLSIFELKHSHGFLGIIKLIINNRKSKFILNLEGENTDYLKYILMTFALFAFKLKFTTLRQSKPTQVNIFTVLYTSLLIFLYTVKNYINLLKTKLLLALFKPKPLDFDPRKINEIYYLKTNMWFGIKAGGSIGHISGVVNSFVNRFKVKYLTCESPIMIDPNVEIIDLNKESKIRFAAPYELNQLQISFMFFNYIKRLKKKPKYIYQRLTIYNFAGALASKIFKIPFILEYNGSEVWIQTNWSKGLKYPELAQQIETFCLNQASRIITISKVLEDELLSKGIDKKRIITYPNCIDPSKYNVEVHDTNTRDKVRNRLGIKDQTLVFTFIGTFGAWHGVEFLAEAIKKFIDKHEESAPQSFKFLLIGQGVLFNSVYDSLSEEKYSRYVIFTGIVPQSSAPEYLNASDVFLSPHIKREGEAFFGSPTKLFEYMAYKKPIIASALYQIKDVFENPLYPNKSLENKSADGLLYEPNNLDQFIYWLDFCLSHQGDEIIKNISINSYNNGMKNYTWDTHVDRILS, encoded by the coding sequence TTGAAGACAACAATTCTATCTGTTCATCAACCAACAACAAATGAAAAAAAAACACTAAATGATTTATTTAACCTAAAGGAAGAAGCATGCTATCTATCAATATTTGAACTTAAGCACAGTCACGGTTTCCTAGGAATTATTAAATTAATTATAAATAATCGCAAAAGCAAATTTATACTTAACCTTGAGGGTGAAAATACAGACTATCTTAAATACATACTCATGACCTTTGCTCTATTCGCATTTAAGCTAAAGTTTACAACCTTAAGACAATCAAAACCCACTCAAGTTAATATCTTTACTGTACTCTATACATCTCTTCTAATCTTTCTATATACAGTGAAAAACTATATCAACCTCTTAAAGACAAAACTTCTTCTTGCTTTATTCAAACCCAAACCTTTAGACTTTGATCCACGAAAAATCAATGAAATCTATTACTTAAAAACAAATATGTGGTTTGGAATAAAAGCAGGTGGCTCTATTGGGCATATTTCTGGAGTTGTAAATTCTTTTGTTAATAGATTTAAGGTTAAATATCTTACTTGCGAATCCCCTATCATGATAGATCCAAACGTTGAAATTATAGATCTCAATAAAGAATCTAAAATTCGTTTTGCAGCTCCATACGAATTAAATCAACTTCAAATCTCCTTTATGTTCTTCAACTACATTAAAAGATTAAAGAAAAAACCTAAATATATCTATCAAAGACTAACGATCTATAACTTCGCCGGTGCTCTTGCTTCAAAAATATTTAAAATTCCTTTTATTCTTGAATACAATGGCTCAGAAGTCTGGATTCAAACAAATTGGTCAAAAGGTCTTAAATATCCAGAACTAGCACAGCAAATTGAAACTTTTTGCCTTAATCAAGCATCTCGAATTATTACTATCTCTAAAGTTCTCGAAGACGAACTACTCTCAAAAGGAATTGATAAAAAAAGAATAATCACATACCCAAATTGTATTGATCCAAGTAAATATAATGTTGAAGTACACGATACAAATACTCGTGATAAAGTTCGAAATCGCTTAGGTATCAAAGACCAAACTCTTGTTTTTACATTTATTGGAACCTTTGGTGCTTGGCATGGTGTAGAGTTTTTAGCAGAAGCTATCAAAAAGTTTATTGATAAACACGAAGAGAGTGCTCCTCAATCATTTAAGTTTCTCTTAATTGGACAGGGGGTACTCTTTAACAGTGTCTATGATTCATTGTCGGAAGAGAAATACTCACGATATGTTATTTTTACAGGTATAGTCCCACAGTCTTCTGCTCCAGAGTATCTAAATGCCTCAGACGTTTTTCTAAGTCCGCACATTAAGCGAGAAGGTGAAGCATTCTTTGGCTCACCGACAAAGTTATTTGAATACATGGCCTACAAGAAGCCAATAATTGCCTCAGCTCTTTATCAAATTAAAGATGTATTTGAAAATCCTCTTTACCCCAACAAAAGCTTAGAAAACAAAAGCGCTGATGGTCTTCTTTATGAACCAAATAATTTGGATCAATTTATTTACTGGCTAGATTTCTGCTTAAGCCACCAAGGAGATGAGATTATAAAAAATATAAGTATCAACTCCTATAACAATGGGATGAAAAACTATACTTGGGATACTCATGTCGATAGAATTCTTAGCTAA
- a CDS encoding oligosaccharide flippase family protein translates to MNNKGSSSKSFIWQVLQTIFTRFAVQSISIIGSIFIIRELGIYERGQFAFAASIIAIGIQFANLGFHSVNTIHLSKKPTLLNAILANNTIIITAGTALFILIFSLIYSLSFTSNSDAKASILIGLLCVPIGLLSLFNQNILIALGKIQDFNITEFIQKFTFVLLAVPAAFLTNSAETVLICSFLSFLATYIYTKKTFQNKFSHFKKNIDLNLIKSSTKTAIKLYSVCLCMFLILKIDIWMIEAILGTKATGIYSVASSLTDSLLIVPSIVGQLIFPRFVKNIGSRRKELFQTILLIFAFMIPVCFFVYFFSGNIITLIFGESFIASSLSLRWLAFAASFLGANTILMNYLSAKEIPSFVFLSLILSCLLNIILNFLLLRDIGIHGAAISSLVAYLGIFILNSFYILFLDKSDSKDNKLEDNNSICSSTNNK, encoded by the coding sequence ATGAATAATAAAGGCTCTTCTAGTAAATCTTTTATTTGGCAAGTCCTTCAAACGATTTTTACTCGCTTTGCAGTTCAATCTATTTCAATTATTGGTAGTATTTTTATTATTAGAGAGCTTGGAATTTATGAAAGAGGCCAATTTGCATTTGCTGCATCTATTATTGCTATAGGCATTCAGTTTGCCAACCTCGGCTTTCATTCAGTAAATACTATTCATCTCTCGAAAAAGCCTACGCTTTTAAATGCTATTCTCGCAAATAACACTATTATTATTACCGCTGGAACAGCTCTTTTCATATTAATATTTTCACTAATATACTCATTGTCCTTCACCTCTAATTCTGATGCAAAAGCCTCAATACTAATTGGGCTTCTTTGTGTCCCAATAGGATTACTTTCATTGTTTAATCAAAATATCCTCATTGCTCTTGGAAAAATTCAAGATTTTAACATTACAGAATTTATACAAAAATTTACCTTTGTCCTCCTTGCTGTCCCTGCTGCATTTCTAACAAATAGTGCCGAAACAGTCCTTATATGTAGTTTTCTTTCATTTCTAGCAACATACATATACACAAAAAAAACTTTTCAAAACAAATTTTCACATTTCAAAAAAAATATTGATTTAAACCTAATTAAGAGTTCAACGAAAACAGCGATCAAGCTCTACTCAGTATGTTTATGCATGTTTTTAATACTGAAAATAGATATATGGATGATTGAAGCTATTCTTGGAACGAAAGCAACTGGAATATACTCAGTAGCAAGTTCTCTAACTGACTCTCTTCTTATTGTCCCCTCAATAGTTGGCCAACTTATCTTTCCTCGATTTGTTAAAAATATTGGTTCACGAAGAAAAGAACTTTTTCAAACAATTTTATTAATTTTTGCTTTTATGATACCTGTCTGTTTTTTTGTCTATTTCTTTAGTGGCAATATTATTACACTTATTTTCGGAGAAAGCTTTATTGCTTCCTCCTTATCGTTAAGGTGGCTAGCTTTTGCAGCCTCGTTTCTCGGAGCAAATACTATTTTAATGAACTATTTGTCAGCAAAAGAAATCCCCTCTTTCGTGTTTCTATCTCTTATTCTCTCATGTCTTTTAAATATCATTTTAAACTTTCTACTACTAAGAGATATTGGGATTCATGGTGCAGCGATATCTTCACTTGTTGCATATCTCGGAATCTTCATATTAAATAGTTTCTATATTCTCTTTCTCGACAAGAGTGATTCAAAGGATAATAAGCTTGAAGACAACAATTCTATCTGTTCATCAACCAACAACAAATGA